The proteins below are encoded in one region of Paenibacillus sp. YYML68:
- a CDS encoding pilus assembly protein TadG-related protein: MRAAISRFAREERGSTIVLGGMSLLLLLTVSGLVVDGGILYAQRSHLQKVANAAALSGAQELTADQAKVTAVVDDILEQHHERTSLVRTTVTPKTGVRVQLRKAVPLGFARLLGKDSATVSAEAAAEVLPMGAAAGAAPLGIDESIPLEYLKPYKLKVDSSGVEAGYFGILALGGPGASTYESNLMHGYPSEIKVGDIIDTQTGNIAGKTRAAVKYRIDSDPYPPGDYSHRDSPRVILIPVYRPYNHNSNQLKHIEVTGFAYFYITEPMSSKDTSITGMFLERTGTGFTKSGTVNKGAYAIKLVE; encoded by the coding sequence ATGCGTGCTGCGATTAGCCGATTTGCACGGGAGGAGCGGGGCAGCACCATCGTGCTGGGGGGCATGTCCTTGCTGCTGCTGCTGACGGTCAGCGGGCTCGTCGTGGATGGCGGTATCCTGTACGCTCAGCGAAGTCACTTGCAGAAGGTCGCGAACGCAGCCGCGCTATCCGGCGCTCAAGAGCTCACAGCTGATCAAGCCAAGGTAACGGCGGTGGTCGATGACATCCTGGAGCAGCATCACGAGCGGACAAGTCTCGTGCGGACGACGGTTACGCCGAAGACGGGCGTGCGCGTGCAGCTTCGCAAGGCTGTGCCGCTCGGCTTCGCCAGGCTGCTCGGCAAGGACAGCGCGACCGTGTCGGCTGAGGCCGCCGCCGAGGTGCTACCGATGGGAGCAGCGGCAGGTGCTGCCCCGCTCGGCATTGATGAGTCGATTCCGCTGGAGTACTTGAAGCCGTATAAGCTGAAGGTGGACAGCAGCGGTGTTGAGGCCGGATATTTCGGCATATTGGCGCTGGGCGGGCCGGGCGCGAGCACGTATGAGAGCAATCTCATGCATGGCTACCCGAGTGAGATTAAGGTCGGCGATATTATCGACACGCAGACGGGCAATATTGCCGGGAAGACGCGTGCAGCGGTGAAGTACCGGATCGACTCGGATCCGTATCCACCGGGCGACTACAGTCATCGCGATTCACCGAGAGTCATCCTCATACCGGTGTACCGACCGTACAACCATAACTCCAACCAGCTGAAGCATATTGAAGTAACCGGGTTCGCTTACTTCTACATTACAGAGCCGATGTCGAGCAAGGATACGTCCATTACGGGCATGTTCCTCGAACGAACGGGAACAGGCTTCACGAAGTCCGGTACGGTGAATAAAGGTGCCTACGCGATCAAGCTGGTCGAGTAA
- the cpaB gene encoding Flp pilus assembly protein CpaB: MRSKLVLAAALIMGLITTVLFFNYMKSFNEAAKSSEQQVEVLAAKQDIPENTRLSAAMLQVIRVPALGVEATALTGLKQAEGKIAAVKLVPGEVLLAHHVTDQKEETLFVSRKVREGYRAMSVGVNLVQSVSNLIEPGDYVDVVSTIKDPATDKLQSTLVQGQVRVLAIGRRMLEARTDTPYVEYASVTLEVKPEDGIRVIQAGEEGVLSLMLHSRVIEQAAAAPEKKP; encoded by the coding sequence ATGAGATCGAAGCTCGTCTTGGCGGCAGCGCTCATCATGGGGCTGATTACGACGGTGCTTTTTTTCAACTATATGAAATCGTTCAATGAGGCCGCGAAGAGCAGTGAGCAGCAAGTCGAGGTGCTGGCGGCCAAGCAGGATATTCCGGAGAACACGAGGCTGTCGGCAGCGATGCTGCAGGTCATCCGTGTTCCTGCGCTAGGTGTAGAGGCGACGGCGCTGACCGGGCTGAAGCAGGCGGAGGGCAAGATCGCGGCCGTGAAGCTTGTGCCGGGCGAGGTGCTGCTCGCCCATCATGTGACCGATCAGAAGGAGGAGACGCTCTTCGTCTCGAGGAAGGTGCGGGAGGGCTACCGCGCGATGTCAGTCGGCGTCAACCTTGTTCAGTCCGTATCGAATCTCATCGAGCCGGGCGATTACGTCGATGTCGTGTCGACCATTAAGGACCCTGCGACAGATAAGCTGCAGTCGACGCTCGTGCAGGGTCAGGTGCGTGTTCTGGCGATCGGTCGCCGCATGCTTGAGGCGAGGACGGATACGCCCTATGTGGAGTATGCCTCGGTCACGCTGGAGGTGAAGCCGGAGGACGGTATTCGCGTCATTCAGGCTGGTGAGGAGGGCGTCCTCAGTCTGATGCTGCATAGCCGGGTAATCGAGCAAGCGGCTGCTGCGCCGGAGAAGAAGCCGTAG